A genomic window from Cucumis melo cultivar AY chromosome 8, USDA_Cmelo_AY_1.0, whole genome shotgun sequence includes:
- the LOC103489927 gene encoding pentatricopeptide repeat-containing protein At5g42450, mitochondrial: MKPIRIWIKPFTSSCRQLTKIKPNGNAAVGTPPLGSKTTPFSGGQLAARQLFDKMPHLNVVSATAAIGHCARQHQHEEALYLFSAILVLNLKPNEFTFGTVIHSAKALGDIQSGKQLHVCAIKTGFHSDVFVGSALLDLYFKLGFIEEAERAFDDIKMPNVVSYTSLISGYLKIERIHDALRVFDEMPERNVVSWNSMISGFSQKGHNEDAVHLFVDMLREGILPTQSTFTCAICAAANIASIGIGRSFHACAVKFFGKLDVFVSNSLISFYAKCGSMEDSLLVFNKLRNERNVVSWNAVLGGFAQNGRGKEAIDFYQRMILAGCKPNDVTFLSLLWACNHAGLVDEGYSYFNQARLINPNLLKAEHYACMVDLLSRSGQFKRAEEFIHDLPFNPGIGFWKALLGGCQIHSNVELGELAAQRILALDPGDFSSYVMMSNAHSAAGKWQNVSLARREMKEKGLKRIPGCSWIEIRSKIHVFVNGDKNHHQKDEIYSTLKLLLSS; the protein is encoded by the coding sequence ATGAAACCCATAAGAATATGGATAAAACCTTTCACATCATCTTGTAGGCAATTGACCAAAATCAAACCCAATGGCAATGCCGCCGTTGGTACTCCACCTCTTGGATCCAAAACCACCCCATTTTCCGGCGGTCAATTGGCTGCCCGCCAACTGTTCGACAAAATGCCTCACTTAAACGTGGTTTCAGCAACCGCCGCAATTGGGCACTGCGCAAGGCAGCACCAACACGAAGAGGCATTATATCTATTCTCTGCAATATTAGTGTTAAATTTAAAGCCCAACGAGTTCACTTTTGGAACTGTGATTCATTCTGCAAAGGCACTTGGAGACATTCAAAGTGGTAAGCAACTTCATGTTTGTGCCATAAAAACTGGCTTTCATTCTGATGTGTTTGTTGGTAGTGCGCTTTTGGATTTGTATTTTAAGTTGGGTTTCATTGAGGAAGCTGAAAGAGCTTTTGATGATATCAAGATGCCAAATGTGGTTTCTTACACTAGTTTAATATCTGGGTATCTGAAAATTGAGAGGATTCATGATGCTCTTCGggtgtttgatgaaatgcccgAGAGAAACGTTGTGTCATGGAATTCGATGATTAGTGGGTTTAGTCAGAAGGGGCACAATGAGGATGCTGTGCATTTGTTCGTTGATATGCTTAGAGAAGGGATTTTGCCCACTCAATCTACTTTTACTTGTGCTATATGTGCTGCTGCTAATATTGCTTCTATTGGGATAGGGAGGAGTTTTCATGCTTGTGCTGTCAAGTTCTTCGGCAAGCTGGACGTGTTTGTTAGTAATTCGCTTATTAGTTTTTATGCAAAATGTGGAAGTATGGAAGATAGTTTGTTGGTTTTCAATAAATTACGTAATGAAAGAAACGTAGTTTCATGGAATGCTGTCCTTGGTGGGTTTGCTCAAAATGGTAGGGGAAAGGAAGCCATAGATTTCTATCAAAGGATGATTCTTGCAGGCTGCAAACCGAATGATGTGACGTTTCTTAGCTTGTTATGGGCTTGTAATCATGCTGGCTTGGTTGATGAAGGTTATTCGTACTTCAATCAAGCTAGACTCATTAACCCCAACCTGCTAAAAGCCGAGCATTATGCTTGTATGGTTGATTTGCTTTCACGTTCGGGTCAGTTTAAACGAGCAGAGGAATTTATACATGACCTACCATTCAATCCAGGGATCGGGTTTTGGAAAGCGTTGCTTGGGGGATGCCAAATTCACTCAAATGTGGAACTTGGGGAGCTTGCAGCTCAAAGAATCCTTGCCTTGGATCCAGGTGATTTCTCGTCATATGTAATGATGTCGAATGCGCATTCTGCAGCTGGAAAGTGGCAAAATGTGTCGCTAGCAAGAAGGGAAATGAAGGAGAAGGGGTTGAAAAGAATTCCAGGTTGTAGTTGGATTGAAATTAGAAGCAAAATTCATGTATTTGTTAACGGTGATAAGAATCACCACCAAAAGGATGAAATTTATTCTACCTTGAAACTTTTGTTGAGCAGTTGA